The uncultured Desulfatiglans sp. DNA window GTTTCCAATAATTTTAAAACATTCGCAAAATCTGGTTAGACGCAGCTCAATGGAATCCTCCTGAATATTGATAACCCCTTTTGAGCTTCATTGAGAGTCAATCTGTTTTGCTTAAACATGGCCGAAAATGCGTTACCCATTTCCCAGGGGATTGAACCCGGTCTAAATAATGCTTTCGCGACGGTTATTTCTATAATTTTGGCACGTTCCGGCTCATCAACCAAAACGGCAATCAAAGCGGATGCGTCTATTACAATATCCATGGCAAATCTTTAAAATGGATTTTTGGGCAATTGCATAACAGTTTCCATCCGGAAATAATTTCCCGGCAGAACCCCGTTTCCAATCCGGAAATGAGGATTTTTGGCCAATATCAAGGAAATCAAGCGTTTGCGCGGAGGCGACCTGCAGGTCGCCGCACAAGCAAACGTGCAGATTGACGCCGAGATTGGCCAAAAAGACCATTTCCGGATGGAAACCAACTATGGTGTTTGTCAAGTGACAGGAGGCGGAACGAGAAGCGAGCCGGCACCTTTTCAAGAGGCTTCGGCATCGGCTTTCCGGACCGGTTATCGGAGAACTTGAATCTTCGGGACGGGTGATGTATGGTTATAATTTTTGGGAGGTTTTCCTGACCGAACGCCCCGGGCGCCGGCAGAATCCTGAACGATCGGAGACCGACCACCTGACATGAGCATCAGCGTGCCCCCCCGCTTCTCCTTCGTTGCGATCGACCTCGAAATCCACCCCGGCGAAGACCGGATCCTCCAGATCGGCGCCGTCAACGCCGACGGGACGCGCACCTTTGCCCGCAGAGGCGGAGGCAGCCTCGAAAGGGCGCTGGCGGAACTGGACGCCTTCTGCGAGGGAGCCGATTTTCTGCTGGGGCACAACCTCGCCGGACACGACATCCCCTATCTGCGGCGGCGCCACCCGGACCTGCGGCTGCTGCAATCGCCCCTGCTCGACACCCTCCTGCTCTCGCCGCTCGCCTTTCCGCAAAACCCCTATCACCGCCTGGTCAAGGACTACAAGATCATCCGGGAATCCGCCAACGACCCGGTGGGAGACGCCGCCTGTACGGCCTCCCTCTTCGCCGACCAGGTCGAGGCCTTCGGCCGGATGGCGCCGCGGACCCTCGGGCTTTTCGGCGGCCTGCTGGACCGGACCTTCCCGGCGGACTTCTACGCGCGGTTCTTCGCGGCGCTCTGCGGCGCGCCGCCTTTGGAGGAGGCCGCGCTCAAGGAGGCGTGGATGGAGAACGCAGCCGGCAGGGTCTGCCTCCGGCGGGGCGAAGCGGCCTTCGAACAGCTCTTCCGCGACCCTCAGACGGCGGCCGCCCTGGCCTACATCACCGCCTGGCTCGGGGTGGCGGGCGGCAACTCCGTGCTGCCGCCCTGGGTGCGGCGCCGGTTCCCCGTGATCCCGATGCACCTGGACGACCTGCGGGCGTCAGGCTGCGGCGATCCCGGCTGCGCCTACTGCGCCGAACATCACCACGCCGGGAAGGCCCTGCAGCGCTTCTTCGGCTTCGAGCGCTTCCTGCCCGTGCGGGGCGAGGACCCGCCGCTCCAGCAGCAGGTGGTGGAGCGCATCCTGGCGGGCCGTAGCTGCCTCACGGTCATGCCCACAGGCTCCGGGAAATCCCTCTGTTTTCAGCTGCCCGCCCTCATGCGGGCCCGTCAGCGCAGTCGGCTGACGCTGATCCTCTCCCCGCTCCAATCCCTCATGAAGGACCAGGTGGACAGCCTCAGGCGGCGCGGCATCGCCAACGTGGGGACCGTAAACGGCCTCCTGACCATGCTCGAGCGCGCCCGGACCCTGGAAGGCATCCGCCTCGGCGACATCGATCTGGTCTGGATCGCCCCCGAGCAGATGCGCAACACGACCGTCAAATCCATCCTCAAGCAGCGTGAAATCGGGCTGGTCGTCATCGACGAGGCCCACTGCCTCAGCAAGTGGGGGCATGACTTCCGCCCGGACTATCTCTTCATCGTCAAGTTTTTGAGGGAACTCCTCCCGGAGGGGGCGGCGGACCTGCCCCAGATCGTCTGCTTCACCGCCACCGCCAAGAAGGATGTCATCGAAGAGATCTGCGGGTACTTCCGGGAGGAAGGCGGGCTGGAGCTGGAGGTCTTCGAGGGGGGGCACGAGCGGCCGAACCTCCGGTTCAGCGTCGAGGCGGCCTCCGAAAACGAGAAGATCGAGATGGTGGACCAGCTCCTGCGCGAGATCTTCCAGGCGAGCGGACCGCGGGACGGGTGCATCGTCTTCACGGCCACGCGGAGTGCCGCCGAGCGGGTGGCGGAGGGGCTGCGGGAGCGCTCGTGGCTGGCGGACTACTTCCACGGCGGGCGCAGCCCCGAAGACAAGCGGAGCGTGCAGGAGCGCTTCCTGGAGGGCGAACTGCAGGTGATCGCCGCCACCAACGCCTTCGGCATGGGGGTGGACAAGCCCGAGGTGCGGGCCGTCATCCACTACAGCGTGCCGGGCTCCCTCGAGAATTACCTCCAGGAGGCGGGCCGGGCCGGGCGGGACAAGAAGCCGGCCGTCTGCTGTCTGCTCTTCACCCCCGAAGACCTCGAAACCCAGTTCCGGCTGAGCGCCCAGAGCTGGCTCGAGTGGCGCGACGTATCGGGCCTCCTGACCGGGCTCAAGCACCTGGCCGAGCGGCACCCGGAGCGGACGATCGTGGTCACGGCCGGCGAACTCCTCGGGAGCGAGGCCGTGGAGGAGCAAGGGCTCGAGAACCTGACGCTCGAAGACCCCTCCTACGACATCCGCACCCGGACGGCCCTCGCCTGGCTCGAGCGGCAGGGAAAGCTCGAACGGGGCGACAACCGCACGAGCGTCATCCAGGGCCAGGTCCTGGTGCGGAGCCTGGCGGAGGCCGAGCGGCGGATGGCCGCCCTGGGTTTGTCGGAGAACCGGAAGGCGGCCTGGCGGGCCCTCCTGCAGGTGCTTCTCGAAAGCGACCCCAAGGAACTCCTCAACACCGACCGGTTGAGCCAGGCCACGGGCCTCGAGCCCAGGAGCCTCGTCGCCACCCTGAGGTCCATGCGCGAAGCGGGGCTCCTGAACCACGACCTCAACCTGACCGCCTACGTGCACGTGGGTGTGGTGAACGACTCCAGGCGGCGGCTCGAAGGGTTCCTGCACCTCGAAAAGGCCCTCCTCTCCCTGATGGAGGAGGAAGAACCGGACATCGGCGGCGACACCCCCTATATCCTCGGGGTGCGCCGCATGTCGCAGACCCTCAAGGAAAGGGGGATCGAAGAGGCGCGGCCCGACCGCCTGATGCGGGTGCTGGACGTGCTCATCCAGGACAGGCTGGCGAGGCGCTGGCAGATCAGCCAGGACACCTGCGGACTCGCCTTCAAGACGGACTGGGAGACGCTGCGGAGGCAGGTCGCGGAGCGCGGGGCCGTCTGCGGCGTCATCCTGGAGGCGCTCATCCGCAAACTCCCCACCAACGCCCGCGGCAAGGACCTTCTGGCCGCCTTCCGGAGCGGGGAGCTGATCGCCGCCCTCAAGAACAACCTCACGACCAGCTACCTGAAGGATCTGAACCAGCACATGGAACACGGCCTGCTGGCGCTGCACGCCATCCAGGCCATCGCCCTGCAGAGCGGCCTGACGGTCTTCCGCCCGGCGCTCACGATTCGCGTCCTGGCCGGCAAGGAAGACCGTTTCTACAAGGAGGAACTGCTGCCGCTCGAGGATCACTACAAGGAGCGGATCGCCCAGATCCACATCATGGACCGCTACGTGGCCCTGGCCCTCGACTCGGTCAAAGAAGCCGGGAGATTCGTGGCCGACTACTTCAACCTGCTGCGGGAACCCTTCAAGCAGCTCTATTTCAAGGGCCAGTACAAGCAGCTCGAAATCCCCACGACGCCCGAATCGTGGCGCCGGATCGTCGCGGACCTCCAGAACCCCGTGCAGGAAAAGGCCGTGGCGGCGGCCAAAGGGCGCAACATCCTCGTCGTGGCGGGACCCGGCTCCGGCAAGACGCGCCTGATCGTCCACCGCATCGCCTACCTCGTGCGGATCCACCGCATCCAGCCCCAGCGCATCCTGGCCCTCGCCTTCAACCGCAACGCGGTCACCCAGCTCAAATTGCGGCTGCGGGAACTCCTCGGCCCCGAGGGCGCCTGGGTGCGCGTGCGCACCTACCACAGCCTGGCCATGTTCCTCACGGGGCGCCTCTTCGACCCGGGCCCGGTTCAGGGGACGGAAGACCCCGAAGCCGGGTACTTCAAGGATGTGCTCCAGGAGGCGGTGCAGATGCTCGAGGCGGCCGCGCGGG harbors:
- a CDS encoding hypothetical protein (Evidence 5 : Unknown function): MTNTIVGFHPEMVFLANLGVNLHVCLCGDLQVASAQTLDFLDIGQKSSFPDWKRGSAGKLFPDGNCYAIAQKSILKICHGYCNRRIRFDCRFG
- a CDS encoding ATP-dependent DNA helicase, RecQ family, with amino-acid sequence MSISVPPRFSFVAIDLEIHPGEDRILQIGAVNADGTRTFARRGGGSLERALAELDAFCEGADFLLGHNLAGHDIPYLRRRHPDLRLLQSPLLDTLLLSPLAFPQNPYHRLVKDYKIIRESANDPVGDAACTASLFADQVEAFGRMAPRTLGLFGGLLDRTFPADFYARFFAALCGAPPLEEAALKEAWMENAAGRVCLRRGEAAFEQLFRDPQTAAALAYITAWLGVAGGNSVLPPWVRRRFPVIPMHLDDLRASGCGDPGCAYCAEHHHAGKALQRFFGFERFLPVRGEDPPLQQQVVERILAGRSCLTVMPTGSGKSLCFQLPALMRARQRSRLTLILSPLQSLMKDQVDSLRRRGIANVGTVNGLLTMLERARTLEGIRLGDIDLVWIAPEQMRNTTVKSILKQREIGLVVIDEAHCLSKWGHDFRPDYLFIVKFLRELLPEGAADLPQIVCFTATAKKDVIEEICGYFREEGGLELEVFEGGHERPNLRFSVEAASENEKIEMVDQLLREIFQASGPRDGCIVFTATRSAAERVAEGLRERSWLADYFHGGRSPEDKRSVQERFLEGELQVIAATNAFGMGVDKPEVRAVIHYSVPGSLENYLQEAGRAGRDKKPAVCCLLFTPEDLETQFRLSAQSWLEWRDVSGLLTGLKHLAERHPERTIVVTAGELLGSEAVEEQGLENLTLEDPSYDIRTRTALAWLERQGKLERGDNRTSVIQGQVLVRSLAEAERRMAALGLSENRKAAWRALLQVLLESDPKELLNTDRLSQATGLEPRSLVATLRSMREAGLLNHDLNLTAYVHVGVVNDSRRRLEGFLHLEKALLSLMEEEEPDIGGDTPYILGVRRMSQTLKERGIEEARPDRLMRVLDVLIQDRLARRWQISQDTCGLAFKTDWETLRRQVAERGAVCGVILEALIRKLPTNARGKDLLAAFRSGELIAALKNNLTTSYLKDLNQHMEHGLLALHAIQAIALQSGLTVFRPALTIRVLAGKEDRFYKEELLPLEDHYKERIAQIHIMDRYVALALDSVKEAGRFVADYFNLLREPFKQLYFKGQYKQLEIPTTPESWRRIVADLQNPVQEKAVAAAKGRNILVVAGPGSGKTRLIVHRIAYLVRIHRIQPQRILALAFNRNAVTQLKLRLRELLGPEGAWVRVRTYHSLAMFLTGRLFDPGPVQGTEDPEAGYFKDVLQEAVQMLEAAARDDSGLRPWRDTFLPGLRHILVDEYQDINELEYRLVSLLAGRQESDADRRPVLTAVGDDDQNIYSWQGSNVRFIRRFQEDYGAETLELSRNYRSSPAIVAAANALIACNRDRIKSAPIGCAENGPNRAVPHRVGLVGAPDQLSCLKGAILEAQRLLSEDPELAPGDVSILCRTNRELDTLLMLARRLGLPLRGLRGRRLPLTSVREFRLFLDTLNDCRKEVMSAAALRGLVEDLASESGYSPQNMWVGMFRSILENHLHETMERDLPVADFIDYVYDASRDVRQLYQTDRGSVLAATLHTAKGLEFPAVIIAGQPVRNKAGHEEERRLFYVAVTRAMRHLTVFYERRDPHPFVPELAGAGPEAVVYREADPPLDAEDQRDYHTRLWDLDLRDVVISFPSLPGFIKQAQPILRRIEPGAAETLTLVKPGRYYLISYDLTPIARLSARGEARYEGILAQGLRLRRLRFLAAVARREKDAPRIPIPGARSAPWYTGLFQLAFEPARPAV